One stretch of Fictibacillus sp. b24 DNA includes these proteins:
- a CDS encoding acyltransferase translates to MNKNVATKEYFNEIHFLRAFACIGVLFVHVSATYYNQADGVFNWFTYFFNQLGRFGTPTFAVISGFLLFNSINKKGFVFKKFVSSRTTKIILPFIIWSLFYQLVTVYILGGKFPTDPKVFLYNFTLGQSFYHLYFMAIVVQFYLIFPVLQFIRNGIAWWIALGLSAFSSYYFFITKDIPLVSGIIETVMVDKVFLFHWIFYFVFGGFLAYYWKPISRWTKKNTILLVLAVIGVYVGAIYEYKTIGSISSRRATNMINIPLLSFATIGLYSYVSQLNFVRTSLQAIGKFSMGIYLLHPFVLIMFIQILPAGVWQTRMMPIMFFAVLFGSLALVKLIQYLPKHQYIIPIPARKNMVKEPVIQRKPVSA, encoded by the coding sequence GTGAATAAAAATGTAGCAACTAAAGAATATTTCAATGAAATTCACTTTTTAAGAGCGTTCGCATGTATCGGTGTTTTATTCGTTCATGTATCTGCAACGTATTATAATCAAGCGGACGGAGTTTTTAATTGGTTTACTTATTTCTTTAATCAACTAGGACGTTTTGGTACACCTACATTTGCTGTCATAAGTGGATTTTTACTTTTTAATTCGATTAATAAAAAAGGGTTTGTTTTCAAAAAATTTGTCTCATCCAGAACAACTAAGATTATATTACCTTTTATTATTTGGAGTTTATTTTACCAGCTCGTAACTGTGTATATTCTTGGTGGGAAATTCCCTACAGATCCTAAAGTATTTCTTTATAATTTCACATTAGGGCAATCGTTTTATCATTTATACTTTATGGCCATAGTTGTTCAGTTTTATTTGATTTTCCCTGTCTTGCAATTTATCAGAAATGGTATTGCATGGTGGATCGCTCTAGGACTATCTGCTTTCTCAAGTTATTACTTTTTTATCACGAAGGATATCCCCCTCGTGTCAGGAATTATTGAAACTGTAATGGTTGATAAAGTCTTTTTATTTCACTGGATTTTTTACTTTGTATTTGGGGGTTTTTTAGCTTACTATTGGAAACCCATTTCTAGATGGACTAAGAAAAACACGATTCTCCTTGTACTTGCCGTAATTGGAGTATATGTAGGGGCAATTTATGAATACAAGACAATCGGTTCCATTTCATCAAGAAGAGCTACAAACATGATTAATATCCCGCTCTTAAGTTTTGCTACGATTGGACTGTATAGTTATGTTAGTCAGTTAAACTTTGTGAGAACTTCACTTCAAGCGATCGGTAAGTTTTCAATGGGTATTTATCTGTTACATCCTTTTGTTCTTATTATGTTTATTCAAATTCTTCCTGCAGGCGTATGGCAGACAAGAATGATGCCTATTATGTTTTTCGCTGTTTTATTTGGCAGCCTAGCACTAGTAAAACTGATTCAATACCTTCCAAAGCATCAATATATTATTCCAATACCTGCTCGTAAGAATATGGTAAAAGAACCTGTTATACAAAGAAAACCAGTTTCTGCTTAG
- a CDS encoding copper amine oxidase — MKMKKALLAVPLSVSLLIPTFSVANAHGHESHSKGAMSAEVTNPAIDLRASLDTLLSEHAFLAVVAMQKGIDGKEDFEAAAGQLNQNTEALSAAVGSVYGEEAGAQFKEIWSSHIGYFVDYVTATAENNEEGRKQALAELDKYRVTQADFLDKATEGRLKAKDLEEGLKVHVDQLVWAFESYRTGDYDKAYDNISEAMHHMFMTGKGLSWAITDQFPDKFENKSVDTPAADLRADLNSVFSAHAALAALTMQKGIDGAKDFEAAAAELNENTDDITAAVESVYGAEGAAQFKEIWSSHIGYFVNYVTATAENNEEGKKQAMAELDKYRAEQAKFLDTATEGRLKAADLEEGLKVHVDQLLAAFNSYTGKDYPAAYKNISEAYAHMFGVGQAMSGAIVDQFPDKFAGQKPSEMPKTGMGGMSQTSNDAVLWSLFGLILASATTAMILRRKATNH, encoded by the coding sequence ATGAAAATGAAAAAAGCACTTTTAGCAGTACCGTTAAGTGTGTCTCTATTAATCCCTACATTCTCGGTGGCTAATGCACATGGTCACGAAAGTCACAGCAAAGGCGCGATGTCAGCAGAAGTGACAAACCCGGCAATCGATCTTCGTGCTTCACTTGATACTCTTCTTTCTGAACATGCATTTCTAGCAGTTGTTGCGATGCAAAAAGGAATTGACGGAAAAGAAGACTTTGAAGCAGCAGCCGGACAGTTGAACCAAAATACAGAGGCACTTTCAGCAGCAGTTGGATCTGTTTACGGTGAAGAAGCTGGAGCACAGTTTAAAGAAATCTGGAGCAGCCATATCGGCTATTTCGTAGACTATGTAACAGCAACAGCTGAAAATAACGAAGAAGGAAGAAAGCAGGCACTTGCGGAATTGGATAAATACCGTGTGACGCAAGCGGATTTCCTTGATAAAGCAACAGAAGGCAGATTAAAAGCGAAAGACCTTGAAGAAGGTTTGAAAGTCCACGTTGACCAACTGGTCTGGGCTTTTGAAAGCTATAGAACAGGGGACTACGACAAAGCGTATGACAATATTTCAGAAGCGATGCACCACATGTTCATGACAGGTAAAGGTTTGTCTTGGGCAATCACGGATCAGTTTCCTGATAAGTTCGAAAACAAATCAGTAGATACTCCTGCAGCTGATCTTCGCGCAGACTTAAACAGCGTATTCTCCGCACACGCAGCATTAGCCGCATTAACGATGCAAAAAGGAATCGATGGCGCGAAAGACTTTGAAGCCGCAGCAGCAGAACTAAATGAAAACACAGATGACATCACAGCGGCTGTAGAATCAGTGTACGGTGCAGAAGGTGCAGCACAGTTTAAAGAAATTTGGAGCAGCCACATCGGCTATTTCGTAAATTACGTAACAGCAACAGCTGAAAACAACGAAGAAGGCAAGAAACAAGCGATGGCTGAATTGGACAAGTACCGTGCTGAACAAGCTAAGTTCTTAGACACGGCAACAGAAGGACGTCTAAAAGCAGCTGACTTAGAAGAAGGCTTAAAAGTACACGTAGACCAATTACTAGCAGCGTTTAACAGCTACACAGGAAAAGATTACCCTGCAGCATACAAGAATATCTCTGAAGCTTATGCTCACATGTTCGGTGTAGGACAAGCGATGTCTGGTGCGATCGTTGATCAATTCCCGGATAAGTTTGCTGGCCAAAAGCCATCCGAAATGCCGAAAACAGGTATGGGCGGCATGAGCCAAACTTCAAATGATGCAGTTCTTTGGAGCCTGTTCGGATTGATTCTGGCTTCTGCTACAACAGCTATGATTCTCCGCAGAAAAGCAACAAACCATTAA
- a CDS encoding class F sortase: MKKIVAGILLAGLIVSGCSNADVNDKNEATNKPAESVKKQEQQEEVASSSTNLTPPKGLKLKADTEGITPSAIEIPALNINTEIEKVGTLKNGQMGVPKGMDTVGWFGDGAKPGSPGNAVIAGHVDSKTGPAVFYKLEDLEKGDEVIVKNKDGKTLTFEVTGKEKYDRKNAPVDKIFDYSYGSKLNLITCTGTFNRDEGTHEERLVVYTELKTDK; this comes from the coding sequence ATGAAAAAAATAGTTGCGGGCATTCTTTTAGCTGGGCTGATTGTAAGCGGCTGTTCAAATGCTGATGTGAATGATAAAAATGAGGCTACTAATAAACCTGCCGAATCTGTGAAAAAGCAAGAGCAGCAGGAAGAAGTGGCATCTTCTTCTACTAATTTGACACCGCCTAAAGGATTAAAGCTAAAAGCAGATACAGAGGGAATAACACCTTCTGCGATTGAAATTCCAGCATTGAATATTAACACTGAAATTGAAAAAGTCGGTACGTTGAAAAATGGACAGATGGGTGTTCCTAAAGGAATGGATACCGTAGGCTGGTTTGGTGACGGGGCGAAACCCGGGTCGCCGGGAAATGCTGTAATCGCAGGGCATGTTGACAGTAAGACAGGTCCAGCTGTGTTTTATAAACTAGAAGACCTTGAAAAAGGCGATGAAGTGATCGTTAAAAACAAAGACGGCAAAACACTGACTTTTGAAGTAACAGGAAAAGAAAAATACGACAGAAAAAACGCGCCTGTCGATAAAATATTCGACTATTCGTATGGAAGCAAGCTGAACTTAATAACCTGTACCGGTACCTTTAATCGTGATGAAGGCACGCATGAAGAGAGATTGGTTGTTTATACAGAGTTGAAAACGGATAAGTAA
- the upp gene encoding uracil phosphoribosyltransferase, translating into MSNVYVLDHPLIQHKLTYIRDERTGTKEFRELVDEVAGLMAFEITRDLPLQEVTVKTPVAEATMKTIAGKKLGLVPILRAGLGMVDGILKLIPAAKVGHVGLYRDPETLTPIEYYVKLPSDVEERDFIVIDPMLATGGSAAAAIESIKKRGAKNIKLMCLVAAPEGVKVIQEEHPDVDIFLAALDEKLNDHGYIVPGLGDAGDRLFGTK; encoded by the coding sequence ATGAGCAATGTATATGTCCTTGATCATCCGTTAATTCAGCATAAATTAACATACATCCGTGATGAAAGAACGGGTACAAAAGAATTCCGCGAGCTTGTTGATGAGGTAGCGGGACTGATGGCTTTTGAAATTACACGTGACCTTCCATTGCAAGAAGTAACTGTAAAAACGCCGGTTGCTGAAGCGACAATGAAAACAATCGCTGGGAAAAAATTAGGGCTAGTACCGATCCTTCGTGCAGGACTTGGAATGGTAGACGGAATCCTCAAGCTGATTCCAGCAGCAAAAGTTGGACATGTTGGTCTTTACCGAGATCCTGAAACACTAACACCGATCGAATACTACGTGAAGCTTCCTTCAGATGTGGAAGAGCGTGATTTCATCGTGATCGATCCGATGCTTGCTACAGGTGGATCTGCAGCTGCAGCAATCGAGTCGATTAAGAAGCGCGGCGCGAAAAACATTAAGCTTATGTGCTTAGTAGCAGCTCCAGAAGGTGTTAAAGTGATTCAAGAAGAGCACCCAGACGTTGATATTTTCTTAGCAGCACTTGATGAAAAATTAAACGACCACGGATACATCGTTCCAGGTCTTGGCGACGCTGGAGATCGTTTATTCGGAACAAAATAA
- a CDS encoding DUF3889 domain-containing protein — protein MKQKVIILFAAISVFVASGCMNNDKKPTEESTDMRNNVENDRTKPLNVQYNDQTPTDDMNSSVTQKDYAKWGKMALAETRKKYPNSKVSDYQYDTRRVSPDGTITDYFDFTVYQKDKKHLVKVGVMHDDNKLMDMKFEEMN, from the coding sequence ATGAAACAAAAAGTAATTATTTTATTTGCAGCGATCTCAGTTTTTGTGGCAAGTGGCTGCATGAACAATGACAAGAAGCCGACGGAAGAGTCTACAGATATGAGAAACAATGTTGAGAACGATCGTACGAAACCATTAAACGTTCAATATAATGACCAGACCCCTACAGACGATATGAATTCATCTGTGACACAAAAAGATTATGCAAAATGGGGCAAGATGGCCCTAGCTGAAACAAGAAAAAAGTATCCGAACAGCAAAGTGAGCGATTATCAGTACGATACACGACGCGTAAGTCCGGATGGCACCATAACAGATTACTTTGATTTTACGGTGTATCAAAAGGATAAGAAACATCTTGTAAAAGTCGGCGTGATGCATGACGACAACAAGCTGATGGATATGAAGTTTGAGGAGATGAACTAA
- a CDS encoding AtpZ/AtpI family protein: MSNGKRPYKAMALMSGILSQLVGCILVGLFGGKWLDEKVGNEFPIFLIIGLFLGLGTGVYGMIRLISKFSGDGQ; encoded by the coding sequence ATGAGCAACGGGAAACGCCCTTATAAAGCGATGGCTTTAATGTCTGGCATTCTTTCTCAGCTTGTTGGATGCATTTTGGTTGGACTTTTTGGAGGGAAATGGCTGGACGAGAAAGTCGGCAATGAATTTCCAATCTTCCTTATCATCGGGTTGTTTCTAGGTCTTGGAACAGGTGTTTACGGGATGATCCGCTTAATATCGAAGTTTTCAGGGGACGGGCAATGA
- a CDS encoding ATP synthase subunit I, translating to MMNEYKSVFFKYIKYTLYLLSLLFVGYAVTPYKAIFLGLALGTVFSLYNLWSMYSKIERMGQAVIQQKRVKTLGSLSRLLFAGLAVLIAMKYPEHFHLLSVVVGLMSVYIIMLIDSLTQSFSTQKEKR from the coding sequence ATGATGAATGAGTACAAATCAGTGTTTTTCAAATACATAAAGTACACATTGTATCTTCTCTCTCTTTTATTCGTCGGTTATGCTGTCACTCCTTATAAAGCCATCTTTTTAGGACTGGCTCTAGGAACTGTGTTCAGTCTCTATAATCTTTGGAGCATGTACTCAAAGATCGAAAGAATGGGACAAGCAGTTATTCAGCAGAAAAGAGTGAAAACACTCGGTTCACTTTCAAGACTCCTCTTTGCAGGGTTAGCGGTGCTCATCGCGATGAAATACCCGGAACATTTTCATTTATTAAGTGTGGTAGTGGGATTGATGTCAGTCTACATTATCATGTTAATAGATTCACTAACTCAAAGCTTCAGCACTCAAAAGGAAAAGAGGTGA
- the atpB gene encoding F0F1 ATP synthase subunit A: MEHGAVTADFLGLTFNLSNVLMITVSSVIVFLIAVLATRTLSMRPGGMQNFLEWVVDFVKGIINSTMDWHTGGRFLALGLTLIMYIFVANMLGLPFAVVVDHNLWWKSPTADPTITLTLAVMVVALSHYYGVRMKGFKEYGSEFFKPMKFLFPLKIIEEFANTLTLGLRLYGNIFAGEMLLGLLVGLTKMGIFAGVLGIFPLIVWQGFSVFVGAIQAFIFTMLTMVYLAHKVSHDH; the protein is encoded by the coding sequence GTGGAACATGGTGCAGTTACAGCTGATTTTCTAGGTTTGACTTTTAATCTGTCAAACGTACTAATGATCACAGTTTCATCCGTTATTGTTTTCCTTATTGCGGTACTCGCTACTCGAACCCTGTCAATGCGACCAGGAGGAATGCAAAACTTCCTTGAATGGGTAGTCGATTTCGTAAAAGGAATCATCAACAGCACAATGGATTGGCATACGGGCGGACGCTTTTTAGCTTTAGGACTTACACTAATTATGTATATTTTCGTTGCCAACATGCTGGGATTACCTTTTGCAGTAGTAGTCGACCATAATCTATGGTGGAAATCCCCTACTGCAGACCCGACCATTACATTGACTCTAGCAGTTATGGTAGTGGCTCTATCACACTATTACGGTGTGAGAATGAAAGGGTTCAAGGAATATGGATCTGAATTCTTCAAGCCAATGAAGTTCTTGTTCCCACTAAAGATTATTGAAGAGTTTGCGAACACATTAACGCTTGGTCTTCGTCTTTACGGAAACATCTTCGCTGGTGAGATGCTTTTAGGTCTATTAGTAGGTTTAACTAAGATGGGTATTTTTGCTGGCGTGCTAGGAATCTTCCCACTAATCGTGTGGCAAGGCTTCTCCGTTTTCGTTGGTGCCATCCAAGCATTTATCTTCACGATGCTAACAATGGTTTACTTGGCTCACAAAGTAAGTCACGATCACTAA
- the atpE gene encoding F0F1 ATP synthase subunit C produces MNLIAAAIAVGLAALGAGIGNGLIVGRTVEGIARQPELRGTLQTTMFIGVALVEALPIIGVVIAFIALGAE; encoded by the coding sequence ATGAATCTTATTGCAGCTGCAATCGCGGTAGGTCTAGCGGCACTTGGTGCTGGTATTGGTAACGGTTTAATCGTAGGACGTACAGTTGAGGGGATCGCTCGTCAACCAGAACTACGTGGTACTCTTCAAACAACAATGTTCATCGGGGTTGCGTTAGTTGAAGCACTTCCAATCATCGGTGTAGTTATTGCGTTCATCGCTCTTGGCGCTGAGTAA
- the atpF gene encoding F0F1 ATP synthase subunit B has product MQNLILGAAAGGGLNTGDILYQLAAFLILLVLLRKYAWGPLMGIMKERQSHINSEIDAAEKSRQEAKSYLETQVEELKKAKDEAKAIIDNAKKQGEAQGEAIIKASRDEAERVKEAALAEIASEKEKAVATLRQEVATLSVKIASKVIAKELDESSQEKLINEYLQEVGESR; this is encoded by the coding sequence GTGCAAAACTTAATTCTAGGTGCTGCTGCAGGTGGAGGCCTGAACACAGGTGATATTCTTTACCAGCTGGCTGCATTTTTAATCCTACTAGTATTATTGCGTAAATACGCATGGGGCCCATTAATGGGAATCATGAAAGAGCGCCAATCACATATCAACAGCGAAATTGATGCGGCTGAAAAATCCCGTCAAGAAGCTAAAAGCTATCTGGAGACTCAAGTTGAAGAGTTGAAGAAAGCGAAAGATGAAGCAAAAGCTATTATCGATAATGCGAAAAAGCAAGGCGAAGCACAAGGTGAAGCAATTATTAAAGCATCTCGTGACGAAGCTGAGCGTGTGAAAGAAGCTGCATTGGCTGAAATCGCTTCTGAGAAAGAAAAAGCAGTTGCAACACTTCGTCAAGAAGTTGCTACTCTATCCGTTAAAATCGCTTCTAAAGTTATTGCAAAAGAACTTGATGAAAGCTCTCAGGAGAAGCTCATTAACGAATACCTTCAAGAGGTAGGCGAGTCTCGATGA
- a CDS encoding F0F1 ATP synthase subunit delta — protein sequence MSKDQAIVAKRYALALFEVVGVTKLEDTVSELRLVKNVLEINKDLQKVLSHPKVSKDQKKELIKESVGADLSTAVMNTIYLMVDRNRYTYITEMAAQFIELANEAQGVADANVYSVRPLSDSEIQKLEQTFAARVGKRALRINNIVDPSLVGGIKIRIGNRIFDGSISGKLNRMERQLASNGS from the coding sequence ATGAGCAAAGATCAAGCAATCGTAGCAAAACGTTATGCATTAGCACTATTTGAAGTAGTTGGTGTTACGAAACTTGAAGATACAGTTTCAGAATTGCGCCTTGTGAAAAACGTACTGGAGATCAACAAAGATCTTCAAAAAGTTTTATCGCATCCAAAAGTATCAAAAGATCAGAAGAAAGAACTGATCAAAGAGAGCGTTGGAGCTGACCTTTCTACTGCTGTAATGAACACGATCTATCTGATGGTAGACCGCAACCGTTACACATACATCACAGAGATGGCAGCGCAGTTCATTGAATTAGCAAATGAGGCACAAGGCGTTGCCGACGCAAATGTATACTCTGTACGTCCTTTATCAGACTCAGAGATACAAAAGTTGGAGCAAACGTTTGCTGCCCGAGTCGGCAAAAGAGCGTTGCGCATTAATAATATTGTAGATCCTTCCCTTGTTGGAGGAATCAAAATCCGCATTGGCAACCGTATTTTTGACGGAAGCATCAGCGGAAAGTTGAATCGAATGGAACGTCAATTAGCTTCTAACGGAAGCTGA
- the atpA gene encoding F0F1 ATP synthase subunit alpha: MSIKAEEISALIKKQIENYQSEIEVNDVGTVIQVGDGIARAHGLDNVMAGELVEFSNGVMGMAQNLEENNVGIIILGPYQEIREGDEVKRTGRIMEVPVGEELLGRVVNPLGQPIDGKGPVATTKTRPIEQKAPGVMARKSVHEPLQTGIKAIDALVPIGRGQRELIIGDRQTGKTAVAIDTILNQKDQDMICIYVAIGQKESTVAGVVETLRQHGALDYTIVVSASASQPAPMLFLAPYAGVSMAEEFMWAGKHVLIIYDDLSKQAAAYRELSLLLRRPPGREAYPGDVFYLHSRLLERAAKLNDELGGGSITALPFIETQASDVSAYIPTNVISITDGQIFLQSDLFFSGVRPAINAGISVSRVGGAAQIKAMSKVSGTLRLDLASYRELEAFAQFGSDLDKATQAKLNRGARTVEVLKQGLHKPLKVEHQVAILYALTRGYIDDVAVEDVNRFEEALYAHMEANSKDVLDAIKTSGKLPGDDSLDEAIKAFKKTFA; this comes from the coding sequence ATGAGCATTAAAGCTGAAGAAATCAGTGCTTTAATAAAAAAACAGATTGAAAACTATCAATCTGAGATCGAAGTTAATGATGTGGGTACAGTTATCCAGGTCGGTGACGGTATTGCCCGTGCCCATGGATTAGATAACGTAATGGCTGGTGAGCTTGTTGAATTTTCTAACGGTGTAATGGGTATGGCCCAAAACCTTGAAGAAAACAACGTAGGTATCATCATTCTTGGGCCTTACCAAGAAATTCGTGAAGGTGACGAAGTAAAACGTACAGGACGCATCATGGAAGTTCCTGTAGGTGAAGAGCTTCTTGGCCGTGTAGTTAACCCTCTTGGACAGCCGATCGACGGTAAAGGTCCAGTTGCGACTACAAAAACTCGTCCTATCGAGCAAAAAGCTCCAGGCGTAATGGCTCGTAAATCAGTACATGAGCCGCTTCAAACAGGTATCAAAGCGATTGACGCACTTGTGCCAATCGGACGCGGACAACGTGAGCTTATCATCGGTGACCGTCAAACAGGTAAAACAGCTGTAGCGATCGATACGATCCTTAACCAAAAAGATCAAGATATGATCTGTATCTATGTAGCGATCGGACAAAAAGAATCAACAGTTGCGGGCGTTGTAGAAACACTTCGTCAACACGGAGCGCTTGATTACACAATCGTTGTATCAGCATCTGCTTCTCAACCTGCACCAATGTTGTTCCTAGCTCCTTATGCTGGGGTATCTATGGCTGAAGAATTCATGTGGGCTGGTAAGCACGTATTGATCATTTATGATGATCTTTCTAAGCAAGCTGCAGCTTATCGTGAGCTTTCCTTGCTACTTCGCCGTCCTCCAGGCCGTGAAGCTTATCCAGGGGACGTATTCTACCTTCACTCACGTTTACTAGAGCGTGCTGCGAAGCTGAATGACGAGCTAGGCGGCGGATCGATCACAGCGCTTCCGTTCATCGAAACGCAAGCATCTGACGTATCTGCTTATATTCCAACAAACGTTATCTCTATCACAGACGGACAGATTTTCTTACAATCTGACTTGTTCTTCTCCGGTGTTCGTCCGGCGATCAACGCAGGTATCTCCGTTTCTCGTGTAGGGGGAGCTGCTCAGATCAAAGCGATGAGCAAAGTATCTGGTACACTTCGTCTGGATCTTGCTTCATACCGTGAGCTTGAAGCATTCGCTCAGTTCGGATCTGACCTTGATAAAGCAACTCAAGCAAAACTTAACCGTGGTGCACGTACTGTTGAAGTACTTAAGCAAGGACTTCACAAGCCGCTAAAAGTTGAGCACCAAGTTGCAATCCTTTATGCATTGACTCGTGGTTACATTGATGATGTAGCTGTTGAAGATGTAAACCGCTTTGAAGAAGCGCTTTACGCTCACATGGAAGCTAACTCTAAAGACGTTCTTGATGCAATCAAGACATCTGGAAAACTTCCTGGTGACGACAGCCTAGACGAAGCGATCAAAGCATTCAAAAAGACATTCGCGTAA
- the atpG gene encoding ATP synthase F1 subunit gamma has protein sequence MALKDIKARIDSTKKTMQITKAMEMVSAAKLNRAEQNAKSFGPYVDKIQEVVGSIASGSNAKHSMLLTRPVKKTGYFVVTADRGLAGAYNSNILRHVYRTIQERHKSPDEYALIVIGKVGVNFFKSRKMSILDSITGVADQPSFAEIKAIASKAVGLYADGTFDELYMYYNHFVSAIQSDLTEKKLLPLTDIAATKSKSSYEYEPSEDEILEVLLPQYAESLIYGALLDAKAAEHASRMTAMRNATDNANELIGQLNLSYNRERQAAITQEITEIVGGVAALE, from the coding sequence ATGGCATTGAAAGATATTAAAGCACGTATTGACTCTACTAAAAAGACAATGCAGATCACAAAAGCGATGGAGATGGTTTCAGCTGCAAAGCTAAACCGTGCTGAGCAAAATGCAAAATCTTTCGGCCCTTACGTGGACAAGATCCAAGAAGTGGTTGGAAGCATCGCATCTGGCAGCAACGCGAAACACTCCATGCTTTTAACACGACCAGTGAAGAAGACGGGCTATTTCGTCGTTACAGCTGACCGTGGATTGGCAGGAGCTTATAACTCGAATATTTTGCGCCACGTTTATCGTACGATTCAAGAGCGTCACAAGTCACCAGATGAGTACGCATTGATCGTAATCGGTAAAGTGGGTGTGAACTTTTTCAAAAGCCGTAAGATGTCTATCTTGGACAGCATCACAGGTGTGGCAGACCAGCCATCCTTTGCTGAGATTAAGGCGATCGCATCAAAGGCAGTAGGTCTTTATGCGGACGGGACATTTGATGAGCTTTACATGTATTACAACCATTTTGTAAGTGCCATTCAGAGCGATCTGACGGAGAAGAAGCTTCTTCCGTTAACAGATATCGCTGCAACAAAATCAAAATCTTCTTATGAGTATGAACCATCAGAGGACGAGATCCTTGAAGTGCTTCTTCCTCAATATGCAGAGAGCTTGATTTATGGTGCTTTACTTGATGCGAAAGCAGCCGAGCATGCTTCTCGTATGACTGCGATGAGAAATGCAACGGATAACGCTAATGAACTGATCGGCCAATTGAACCTCTCGTACAACCGTGAGCGTCAAGCAGCCATCACTCAGGAAATTACGGAAATCGTCGGCGGTGTAGCAGCTCTAGAATAG
- the atpD gene encoding F0F1 ATP synthase subunit beta translates to MNKGYITQILGPVVDVKFEGQLPELLNALTVSAEGVDLTLEVALHLGDNMVRTIAMDSTDGLVRGMEIADSGKPISVPVGEATLGRVFNVTGDHIDLGEAVPADVRRDPIHRSAPSFEELTTKTEILETGIKVVDLIAPYVKGGKIGLFGGAGVGKTVLIQELINNIAQEHGGISVFAGVGERTREGNDLYHEMSDSGVIKKTAMVFGQMNEPPGARARIALSGLTMAEFFRDEQGQDVLFFVDNIFRFTQAGSEVSALLGRMPSAVGYQPTLATEMGQLQERITSTKKGSVTSIQAIYVPADDYTDPAPATAFAHLDATTNLERKLTAMGIYPAVDPLASTSRALSPEIVGEEHYEVARKVQATLQRYKELQDIIAILGMDELSEDDKLVVHRARRIQFFLSQNFHVAEQFTGQKGSYVPVKDTVRGFKEILEGKYDDLPESAFHLVGSIEDAIEKAKTLA, encoded by the coding sequence ATGAATAAAGGCTATATTACTCAAATTCTTGGACCGGTCGTTGACGTAAAGTTTGAAGGCCAGCTTCCAGAATTGCTTAACGCTTTAACTGTTAGCGCTGAGGGTGTTGACTTAACACTAGAAGTAGCACTTCACCTTGGTGATAACATGGTTCGTACAATCGCAATGGATTCAACGGATGGTCTTGTTCGTGGGATGGAAATCGCTGACTCAGGTAAGCCGATTTCTGTACCAGTAGGTGAAGCAACACTTGGACGCGTATTTAACGTAACAGGTGATCACATTGACCTTGGTGAGGCAGTACCGGCAGATGTTCGCCGTGACCCAATTCACCGTTCAGCACCTTCTTTTGAAGAATTAACAACAAAAACTGAGATTCTTGAAACAGGAATCAAGGTAGTTGACCTTATCGCTCCATACGTAAAAGGTGGAAAAATCGGTCTTTTCGGTGGTGCGGGTGTAGGTAAAACAGTTCTTATCCAGGAGCTAATCAACAACATCGCACAAGAGCACGGTGGTATCTCCGTATTCGCAGGTGTTGGTGAGCGTACTCGTGAAGGGAATGACCTTTACCACGAGATGAGCGACTCTGGTGTTATCAAGAAGACGGCAATGGTATTCGGACAAATGAACGAGCCGCCTGGAGCACGTGCACGTATCGCTCTTTCTGGTTTGACAATGGCTGAATTCTTCCGTGACGAACAAGGACAAGACGTTCTTTTCTTCGTAGATAATATCTTCCGTTTCACGCAAGCAGGTTCTGAAGTATCTGCCCTTCTTGGCCGTATGCCATCAGCGGTAGGTTACCAGCCGACTCTTGCAACTGAGATGGGTCAATTACAAGAGCGTATCACATCTACGAAAAAAGGTTCTGTAACATCTATCCAAGCAATCTATGTACCTGCCGATGACTATACGGATCCGGCTCCAGCTACAGCGTTTGCTCACTTAGATGCAACAACAAACCTTGAGCGTAAACTAACAGCTATGGGTATCTATCCAGCGGTAGATCCTTTGGCTTCGACTTCACGTGCACTTTCTCCTGAGATCGTTGGAGAAGAGCATTATGAAGTAGCTCGTAAAGTACAGGCTACTTTACAGCGTTATAAAGAACTTCAAGATATCATCGCAATCCTAGGTATGGACGAGCTTTCTGAAGACGATAAGCTTGTTGTACACCGTGCGCGTCGTATCCAGTTCTTCTTATCTCAAAACTTCCACGTTGCAGAACAATTTACAGGACAAAAAGGTTCATACGTTCCTGTTAAAGATACAGTTCGTGGATTCAAAGAAATCCTTGAAGGAAAATACGATGATCTTCCGGAATCAGCGTTCCATCTCGTAGGCTCTATTGAGGATGCTATTGAAAAAGCAAAAACTTTGGCCTAA